The following coding sequences lie in one Micromonospora sp. R77 genomic window:
- a CDS encoding esterase family protein, translating to MGLTSPALFVAVCVLAVGMLALAVIDKPRPRRTDLQMLTRAARVVSVSALVVLLCGLTLNNQYLFYTSWPDLLGSSDHATTHTFGNTAAAQTPRLPGAGLAGQQVPARLPALPAPGQRLQRYTVSSPDVAGAAQVLVELPTGYNPASVRTYPVIIGLHGFPATPDSYLRTGILSVQDHLVSQHRLAPSIVVIPQINVPRSLDTECVDGGPGQPQIDSWLSHDLPRWVIAHFRVRTDRLSWATAGYSYGGWCAASLGLRHPDLFGAAVVFQGYFRPDFGTHYIPATSDLAQYDLVRLESRHPVPLSLWVMTSRQDSLSYPSTAQFLRVARSPTAVTATVLPEGGHRLAVWQPLITPALTWLGGTLPGFHA from the coding sequence GTGGGTCTGACCAGCCCGGCACTTTTCGTAGCGGTCTGCGTCCTCGCTGTCGGCATGCTCGCCCTCGCGGTGATCGACAAGCCTCGCCCGCGTCGCACGGACCTGCAGATGCTCACACGCGCCGCCCGCGTGGTCAGCGTCAGCGCCCTCGTCGTGCTTCTCTGCGGCCTGACACTGAACAACCAGTACCTCTTCTACACCTCATGGCCTGACCTTCTCGGATCATCCGACCACGCGACTACGCACACGTTCGGCAACACCGCCGCCGCGCAGACGCCGCGCCTTCCCGGCGCCGGTCTGGCAGGGCAACAGGTCCCCGCTCGGCTCCCTGCCCTGCCAGCACCCGGTCAGAGACTTCAGAGGTACACGGTGTCCTCGCCCGACGTCGCCGGAGCCGCTCAGGTGCTGGTCGAGCTACCAACGGGCTACAACCCCGCCAGTGTCAGGACCTACCCGGTCATCATCGGCTTGCACGGCTTCCCCGCCACGCCCGACTCATATCTCAGGACCGGGATCCTGTCGGTGCAGGACCACCTCGTGAGCCAGCACCGCCTCGCCCCCAGCATCGTCGTCATCCCGCAGATCAACGTCCCCCGCTCACTGGACACCGAATGTGTCGACGGCGGCCCCGGACAGCCGCAGATCGACAGTTGGCTCTCCCATGACCTCCCGCGGTGGGTCATCGCCCACTTCCGGGTGCGCACCGATCGCCTTTCCTGGGCCACAGCGGGCTACTCCTACGGTGGATGGTGCGCTGCCTCCCTGGGCCTCCGACACCCCGACCTCTTCGGCGCCGCCGTCGTCTTCCAAGGCTACTTCCGACCCGACTTCGGCACGCACTACATCCCGGCCACCTCTGACCTGGCCCAGTACGACCTCGTTCGGCTCGAGTCACGGCATCCGGTCCCGCTTTCCCTCTGGGTGATGACGTCGCGGCAGGACAGCCTCTCCTATCCGAGCACCGCGCAATTCCTGCGCGTAGCCCGTTCTCCCACAGCCGTCACCGCGACCGTGTTACCCGAGGGCGGACACCGACTCGCTGTGTGGCAGCCACTCATCACGCCCGCGCTAACCTGGCTCGGTGGCACTCTCCCGGGCTTTCATGCCTGA
- a CDS encoding SGNH/GDSL hydrolase family protein: MALSRAFMPERRAHLNAVVAACLALTVAGVAACGSQRVSLQPAPTVSSSSMVALGDSVPSGYGCACAGYVQSLANRITAATGREVLVHNDAQPGATSTDVADAVRDDLVSSDLAASDLVLIQVGANDLDTTAIMECGTAGAACYQPALQTLHSNLRRIIAAAEAGVHHPVVALIGYWNITVDGAVAAARGSAFTTASEQATDYVNQVINDVAKETAAIYVDTQIPLKGPTNGRDPTGDLQNDGDHPNASGNEIIADAAFRALQAAGGSCPANHSNSPSILDPHDKC; the protein is encoded by the coding sequence GTGGCACTCTCCCGGGCTTTCATGCCTGAGCGCAGAGCGCACCTCAACGCGGTCGTCGCGGCTTGTCTGGCTCTCACCGTCGCCGGCGTCGCCGCCTGCGGATCGCAGCGGGTCAGCCTTCAGCCGGCGCCGACGGTCTCGAGCTCGTCAATGGTGGCCCTCGGAGATTCCGTGCCGAGCGGCTATGGATGCGCCTGCGCCGGGTACGTCCAGTCCCTCGCCAACCGGATCACGGCGGCTACAGGCCGCGAGGTCCTCGTCCACAACGACGCCCAACCCGGCGCCACCAGCACTGACGTGGCCGACGCGGTCCGCGACGACCTCGTGTCGTCAGACCTCGCCGCCAGCGACCTCGTCCTCATTCAAGTTGGTGCCAACGACCTCGATACGACAGCGATCATGGAGTGCGGAACAGCCGGCGCAGCCTGCTATCAACCGGCTCTGCAGACTCTGCACAGCAACCTGAGGCGAATCATCGCCGCCGCCGAAGCCGGGGTACATCACCCGGTCGTCGCCCTGATCGGCTACTGGAACATCACCGTCGACGGCGCGGTCGCCGCAGCACGCGGCAGCGCGTTCACCACGGCCAGCGAGCAGGCCACCGACTACGTCAACCAGGTGATCAACGACGTCGCGAAAGAGACCGCGGCGATATACGTCGACACGCAGATCCCACTCAAGGGGCCCACCAACGGGCGCGACCCGACCGGCGATCTTCAGAACGACGGCGACCACCCTAACGCCAGCGGAAACGAGATCATCGCGGACGCGGCGTTCCGAGCACTACAAGCCGCAGGTGGCAGCTGTCCCGCCAACCACTCAAACTCGCCTTCCATCCTGGACCCGCACGACAAGTGCTAG
- a CDS encoding flotillin family protein — MFGYRVPAPNEALLISGRKQRGADALPFKIVTGHGVFVVPVFSKATRLTLAMQEAEVVEDCYTKQGITLTVQAVIAFKVADDHESIAAAARRFQGDQSQMPTLVGRIFSGHLRSIIGSMTVESIIREQQTLADAIVDASKTEMARIGLAVDSLQISSIDDKGVGYIRALAAPHQAKVDQDAKVAQAAADQASAMAQQESVRHQAEYARQTAIARAQYQAEIDQAQQTAAQAGPLAAARAQQEVLVERAVVAERNAELRQAELIAEVVRPAQAEAERIRTLAQAQADATKLSAEAAAAQNRIALDQRIIEQLPDMLRAAAAGLQGANVTVLNGADGLNGVVASLAGQGMALLDAVRSGIAPTAGTPVERTAVNGTPVSTN, encoded by the coding sequence GTGTTCGGATACCGCGTGCCCGCCCCGAACGAGGCGTTGCTCATCAGCGGACGCAAACAGCGGGGAGCGGATGCGCTGCCTTTCAAGATCGTCACAGGTCACGGCGTCTTCGTGGTACCGGTCTTCTCCAAAGCCACCAGGCTCACGCTGGCCATGCAGGAGGCCGAGGTCGTGGAGGACTGCTACACCAAGCAGGGCATCACGCTGACCGTGCAGGCCGTCATCGCGTTCAAGGTCGCTGACGACCACGAGTCCATCGCCGCAGCCGCCCGGCGTTTCCAGGGCGACCAGAGCCAGATGCCCACCCTGGTCGGGCGGATCTTCAGCGGCCACCTGCGTAGCATCATCGGCAGCATGACCGTCGAGTCGATCATCCGCGAGCAGCAGACCCTCGCCGACGCCATCGTGGACGCCAGCAAGACCGAGATGGCCCGGATCGGCCTGGCCGTCGACTCCCTCCAGATCAGCAGCATCGACGACAAGGGCGTCGGCTACATCCGGGCGCTCGCCGCGCCGCACCAGGCCAAGGTCGACCAGGACGCGAAGGTGGCGCAGGCCGCCGCAGACCAGGCCAGCGCCATGGCGCAGCAGGAGAGCGTGCGGCACCAGGCCGAGTACGCCCGACAGACCGCGATTGCCCGCGCCCAGTATCAAGCCGAGATCGATCAAGCCCAGCAGACCGCGGCGCAGGCCGGTCCGCTCGCGGCAGCGCGCGCTCAGCAGGAGGTGCTGGTCGAGCGGGCTGTGGTGGCTGAGCGCAACGCTGAGCTGAGGCAGGCCGAATTGATCGCCGAGGTGGTTCGTCCCGCCCAGGCCGAGGCCGAGCGGATCCGCACGCTGGCCCAAGCGCAGGCCGATGCCACCAAGCTGTCCGCCGAGGCAGCCGCCGCGCAAAACCGGATCGCCCTGGACCAGCGGATCATCGAGCAGCTGCCCGACATGCTGCGCGCCGCGGCCGCGGGCCTGCAAGGCGCCAACGTCACCGTGCTCAACGGCGCCGACGGCCTCAACGGCGTGGTCGCGTCGCTGGCCGGCCAAGGTATGGCACTGCTGGACGCCGTCCGCAGCGGGATCGCGCCGACCGCCGGAACTCCCGTGGAGCGGACGGCGGTGAACGGGACGCCGGTCTCCACCAACTGA
- a CDS encoding HAMP domain-containing sensor histidine kinase, translating into MGRRSGLSVRAKLTLSYAGFLVLAGVLLLTAVWVFLLRYVPDRAMLIVPGATDTLTPGVFPVRSNLLRAFAPRAAETLAFLLAFGLVGGWVLAGRMLAPLTRITDAARTVGTGSLSRRIRMTGRRDEFRDLSDAFDTMLEQLESHVAEQQRFAANASHELRTPLAISRTLLDVARSDPTRVGDELITRLHAVNQRAIDLTEALLLLSRSDRGIVTRERVDLSLLAEEAAETLLPVAEQRGMTLGVSGEAAPTSGSAELLSRMVINLVQNAVVHNLPAGGVVKVRTGTHSGTSVLEVENTGPPLPPDLVPTLTEPFRRATQRVRTDEHVGAGLGLAIVRSIVHAHEGALDLVPANGGGLIVTVRLPARPAGARRRTVHRILASMPTGGEPGPHSFPLADPGGQ; encoded by the coding sequence GTGGGTAGGAGGTCGGGGCTGAGTGTTCGGGCCAAACTGACCCTCAGCTACGCCGGCTTCCTCGTGCTCGCCGGCGTTCTGCTGCTTACCGCGGTGTGGGTGTTCCTCCTGCGGTACGTTCCCGACCGGGCCATGCTCATCGTCCCCGGCGCCACCGACACCCTCACCCCCGGTGTCTTTCCGGTCCGGTCCAACCTCCTGCGGGCCTTCGCGCCGAGGGCCGCCGAGACCTTGGCTTTCCTGCTGGCGTTCGGTCTCGTCGGAGGATGGGTCCTCGCCGGCCGGATGCTCGCACCGCTGACCCGGATCACGGATGCCGCACGGACGGTCGGGACCGGATCACTGTCGCGGCGGATCCGCATGACAGGCCGACGGGACGAGTTCCGTGACCTCTCCGACGCGTTCGACACGATGCTCGAACAACTTGAGTCCCACGTCGCCGAACAGCAGCGGTTCGCCGCGAACGCCTCCCACGAGCTGCGTACCCCACTGGCGATCTCGCGGACACTTCTCGACGTGGCCCGCAGCGATCCCACGCGAGTCGGCGACGAACTGATCACGCGACTGCACGCGGTCAACCAGCGGGCCATAGACCTCACCGAGGCGCTCCTGCTGCTCAGTCGCAGCGACCGCGGCATCGTGACCCGCGAGCGCGTCGACCTCTCACTGCTCGCCGAGGAGGCCGCCGAGACGCTGCTCCCTGTCGCCGAACAACGCGGCATGACGTTGGGTGTCAGCGGTGAAGCGGCCCCGACCAGCGGCTCGGCGGAGCTCCTGTCCCGCATGGTGATCAACCTTGTGCAAAATGCCGTCGTCCACAACCTGCCCGCTGGTGGCGTCGTGAAGGTTCGCACCGGAACGCACAGCGGCACCAGCGTGCTAGAGGTGGAGAACACCGGTCCCCCGCTCCCGCCGGACCTGGTGCCGACGCTCACCGAACCGTTCCGGCGGGCAACGCAACGGGTGCGGACCGACGAACATGTCGGTGCCGGCCTGGGCCTGGCCATCGTGCGCAGCATCGTTCACGCCCACGAAGGGGCCCTCGACCTCGTCCCTGCCAACGGCGGCGGGCTCATCGTCACGGTGCGGCTTCCTGCTCGGCCCGCAGGCGCCCGACGTCGAACGGTTCACCGCATACTCGCTTCGATGCCGACCGGAGGTGAGCCGGGTCCGCACTCTTTCCCCCTAGCCGATCCGGGCGGACAATGA
- a CDS encoding response regulator transcription factor: MRVLIVEDEPYLAEAVRDGLRLEAIAADIAGDGDCALELLSINAYDIAVLDRDIPGTSGDEVARCIVASGSGIPILMLTAADRIDDKASGFGLGADDYLTKPFELRELVLRLRALDRRRAHARPPVLQIAGLRLDPFRREVFRDGRYVALTRKQFAVLEVLVAAEGGVVSAEDLLERAWDAHADPFTNAVRITVSALRKRLGEPWVIATVPGVGYRIDAASATGDERG, translated from the coding sequence ATGCGCGTACTGATCGTGGAGGACGAGCCCTACCTGGCCGAAGCCGTCCGGGACGGTCTGCGGCTGGAGGCGATCGCCGCCGACATCGCCGGCGACGGCGACTGCGCCCTGGAGCTGCTCAGCATCAACGCCTACGACATCGCGGTGCTCGACCGGGACATCCCCGGAACCTCTGGTGACGAGGTCGCCCGGTGCATCGTCGCCTCCGGCAGCGGCATCCCGATCCTCATGCTCACCGCCGCCGACCGGATCGACGACAAGGCCTCCGGTTTCGGGTTGGGCGCCGACGACTATCTGACCAAGCCGTTCGAGCTGCGGGAACTCGTCCTGCGGCTGCGAGCGCTTGACCGCCGGCGGGCGCACGCCCGGCCCCCGGTGCTTCAGATCGCGGGGCTTCGCCTCGATCCCTTCCGCCGGGAGGTCTTCCGCGACGGACGCTACGTGGCGCTCACCCGCAAGCAGTTCGCCGTGCTGGAAGTCCTCGTCGCCGCCGAGGGCGGCGTCGTGAGCGCCGAGGATCTGCTGGAGCGCGCCTGGGACGCGCACGCCGACCCGTTCACCAACGCGGTACGGATCACTGTCTCCGCGCTGCGTAAACGGCTCGGTGAACCCTGGGTCATCGCCACCGTGCCCGGCGTCGGCTACCGCATCGACGCGGCATCAGCGACCGGAGACGAGCGTGGGTAG
- a CDS encoding VanZ family protein, with protein MPRSARARRTSRIALFALAVLGLAGAAFAVRRPLLMAAPACRAVRWHGCFDTENGILLMMLVGLPLAVLVVGALAVGRRAAGVASAWRMSLAEVGMVYGTVPFVWMTLMPGPGAGVVPGRVSLIPLRDLMEMGPLGIIGNLLVLAALGFFAPLRFATLASVPRLFTLGAGCSTVIETLQYLLRLDRVSSVDDVLINAAGAALFGLMSRRWWRTTALVSDRPRPVPARAD; from the coding sequence ATGCCACGGTCAGCACGGGCCCGCCGTACGTCGAGGATCGCGCTTTTCGCTCTGGCGGTCCTCGGCCTGGCGGGGGCGGCGTTCGCCGTGCGGCGGCCGCTCCTGATGGCCGCTCCGGCGTGCCGGGCCGTGCGGTGGCACGGCTGTTTCGACACCGAGAACGGCATTCTGCTCATGATGCTGGTCGGGCTGCCGCTGGCCGTGCTGGTGGTGGGGGCCCTGGCAGTGGGTCGCCGGGCCGCGGGCGTCGCGTCGGCGTGGCGGATGTCGCTGGCCGAGGTCGGCATGGTGTACGGGACGGTGCCGTTCGTCTGGATGACCCTGATGCCGGGCCCCGGGGCCGGCGTCGTTCCGGGCCGGGTCAGCCTGATCCCGCTCCGGGACCTGATGGAGATGGGGCCACTCGGGATCATCGGCAACCTGCTGGTCCTCGCCGCGTTGGGGTTCTTCGCGCCGCTGCGGTTCGCGACGCTGGCGTCCGTGCCGCGGCTCTTCACGCTCGGCGCGGGCTGCTCGACGGTGATCGAGACATTGCAGTACCTGCTGCGGCTGGACCGGGTGTCGTCCGTCGATGACGTGTTGATCAACGCCGCCGGCGCCGCGCTGTTCGGGCTGATGTCGCGCCGCTGGTGGCGGACCACGGCGCTCGTGTCGGACCGACCTCGTCCTGTGCCGGCACGGGCAGACTGA
- a CDS encoding serine hydrolase encodes MNSDPVPGIRRRQLVGWAGLAAAGMGATAVPLTPAATGYAAPDTTGSVRHDRIPPDTRPGGAYDRYVARLAAEGKFSGVVLLSHRGRTVLFRSYGMADRERGIRNHEGTAFTLSSAGKPFNAIAILQLAQRGMLRLSDPVGRHLDGFAGDISEKVTIHHMLTGTSGLNTPEEDIRRVFQSRQEVHDYQERWARQSKLVGTPGLPNGFHAGAETAIPALIVEAVSGQTYWDYVEENIFRRCGMTDSAFYTRPQWRTDRRLAHPYLTLADGSQVDALRNLDEGSPYEYMRDRNPGRAFIDAIGDGGFATAPDLVRLARALGDGTLLDRPWSDVLTAPRMPLGPTSFGTYGPSADIVGGQWVIQRAGGNPGVCANWSIYPNSGWVGVILANSDDTPLVELIGRETQAVTGAAPGDGSGG; translated from the coding sequence ATGAACTCTGACCCGGTACCTGGTATCCGCCGGCGGCAGCTGGTCGGGTGGGCCGGATTGGCCGCCGCCGGGATGGGCGCGACCGCCGTGCCTCTCACCCCCGCCGCGACCGGCTACGCCGCTCCGGACACGACCGGCTCGGTCCGGCACGACCGGATCCCGCCGGACACCCGGCCGGGCGGCGCCTACGACCGGTACGTGGCGCGGCTGGCCGCGGAGGGGAAGTTCTCCGGTGTGGTGCTGCTGTCACACCGGGGTCGGACGGTGTTGTTCCGCAGCTACGGCATGGCCGACCGGGAGCGCGGAATCCGCAACCACGAGGGAACCGCGTTCACCCTCAGCTCGGCGGGCAAACCGTTCAACGCGATCGCCATTCTGCAACTCGCGCAGCGGGGCATGTTACGGCTGTCCGACCCGGTAGGCCGGCACCTGGACGGCTTCGCCGGGGACATCAGCGAGAAGGTGACCATCCACCACATGCTCACCGGCACCTCCGGCCTGAACACGCCCGAGGAGGACATCCGCCGCGTCTTCCAGAGCCGGCAGGAGGTCCACGACTACCAGGAGCGCTGGGCACGACAGTCGAAGCTGGTGGGCACCCCCGGCCTGCCCAACGGGTTCCACGCCGGCGCCGAGACGGCCATCCCCGCGCTCATCGTGGAGGCCGTGAGCGGTCAGACGTACTGGGACTACGTCGAGGAGAACATCTTCCGGCGCTGCGGCATGACCGACTCCGCGTTCTACACCCGGCCGCAGTGGCGCACCGACCGACGCCTCGCGCACCCCTACCTGACACTGGCTGACGGAAGCCAGGTGGACGCCCTCCGCAACCTGGACGAAGGCAGCCCGTACGAGTACATGCGCGACCGGAACCCGGGCCGCGCCTTCATCGACGCCATCGGGGACGGCGGCTTCGCCACTGCGCCGGACCTGGTCCGGTTGGCCCGCGCGCTGGGCGACGGCACGCTGTTGGATCGGCCCTGGTCGGACGTGCTCACCGCGCCCCGGATGCCGCTGGGCCCGACCTCGTTCGGCACGTACGGGCCGTCGGCCGACATCGTCGGCGGCCAGTGGGTGATCCAGCGCGCCGGCGGCAACCCTGGTGTCTGCGCCAACTGGAGCATCTACCCGAACAGCGGCTGGGTCGGCGTCATTCTCGCCAACTCCGACGACACGCCGCTGGTGGAGCTGATCGGGCGAGAGACGCAGGCCGTCACCGGCGCCGCCCCCGGCGACGGATCCGGTGGCTGA
- a CDS encoding serine hydrolase has product MSTTAVLRNAQDLLDEAGLDGAFLVRNLDTGEEIGFDTDTPYPAASLVKVPLAVAVLERIARGELDPAAPIDVPPGRITTPGPTGLSRFRHPARIAVDDLLYLSTSISDNVAADALFDLLPPAEVAAELRRLRIEGIAVRHRAGDLAETPAERLGPDDVHLAHSLAIDAGTPGQGHPVAQLDVTRANTGSARAYVDLLHALWRPSTIRTATAARVRALMGDNLHRQRLAPDFTSDASRWSSKTGTLLHLRHEVGVVDHADGQSYAVAALTASRVPAVAQPGGEAAMAHVARTLHDHLRTGTLPWWG; this is encoded by the coding sequence ATGAGCACCACCGCCGTCCTCCGCAACGCCCAGGACCTCCTCGACGAGGCCGGGCTCGACGGCGCGTTCCTGGTCCGCAACCTCGACACCGGCGAGGAGATCGGCTTCGACACGGACACCCCGTATCCGGCCGCGTCGCTGGTGAAGGTGCCGCTGGCGGTCGCCGTGCTCGAACGGATCGCGCGCGGGGAACTCGACCCGGCGGCACCGATCGACGTGCCGCCCGGTCGGATCACCACACCAGGCCCGACCGGGCTCAGCCGCTTCCGCCACCCGGCGCGGATCGCCGTGGACGACCTGCTCTACCTGAGCACCTCGATCAGCGACAACGTCGCTGCCGACGCCCTGTTCGACCTCCTCCCGCCGGCCGAGGTCGCCGCCGAGCTGCGGCGACTGCGCATCGAGGGCATCGCCGTACGGCACCGGGCCGGTGACCTCGCCGAGACGCCGGCGGAACGGCTCGGCCCCGACGACGTGCACCTGGCCCACTCCCTCGCCATCGACGCCGGAACCCCCGGACAGGGCCACCCGGTCGCCCAGCTCGACGTGACCCGCGCCAACACCGGATCGGCCCGGGCCTACGTCGACCTGCTGCACGCCCTCTGGCGGCCCTCGACGATCCGCACGGCCACCGCCGCCCGGGTACGCGCCCTGATGGGCGACAACCTGCACCGGCAGCGACTCGCCCCGGACTTCACCTCCGACGCGTCCCGCTGGTCGTCCAAGACCGGCACCCTGCTACACCTGCGCCACGAGGTAGGGGTGGTGGACCACGCCGACGGGCAGTCGTACGCCGTCGCCGCGCTCACCGCCTCCCGGGTGCCCGCCGTCGCCCAACCCGGCGGCGAGGCTGCGATGGCACACGTCGCCCGGACCCTGCACGACCACCTCCGCACGGGCACCCTGCCCTGGTGGGGTTAG
- a CDS encoding LysR family transcriptional regulator has protein sequence MDMVAACRAFVAVSGHGSFTSGAAAAGIPQPVASRRIAALEEHFGARLFDRSSRAVRLTPFGQDMLPSARRLVDLADAMGDDAERARLRPLRVAVPEICPPRRLADLVVAARRQRIHLEVRPAGPAERERLCRTLEVGAGIVAVPEAAAPWRVPLGLAARTPFPAPTVFLETLRSGRARTQARRRILIQPEDDVAHLRDPLTRAGQSAGLVPAQVAVAPSLVDAAAAALGSPDLLLCSQQQAEDFGLHWCPLAGPQLLRGYDVAAGVREDLDQLSTVLYADIARCLSAPDGHVGPADGPAPADHRKGDPA, from the coding sequence GTGGATATGGTCGCCGCCTGCCGGGCCTTCGTCGCGGTCAGCGGCCACGGCAGCTTCACCTCCGGCGCCGCCGCTGCGGGCATCCCCCAGCCGGTCGCCAGTCGCCGCATCGCCGCCCTCGAGGAGCACTTCGGGGCGCGGCTGTTCGACCGGTCGTCCCGGGCGGTGCGGCTGACGCCGTTCGGGCAGGACATGCTGCCATCCGCGCGGCGGCTGGTCGACCTCGCCGACGCGATGGGCGACGACGCCGAGCGGGCCCGGCTGCGCCCGCTGCGGGTCGCCGTACCCGAGATCTGCCCGCCGCGCCGCCTCGCCGATCTGGTGGTCGCGGCGCGGCGGCAGCGGATCCACCTGGAGGTACGGCCGGCCGGCCCGGCCGAGCGTGAACGGCTCTGCCGGACCCTGGAGGTCGGTGCCGGGATCGTGGCGGTTCCGGAGGCGGCGGCGCCGTGGCGGGTGCCGCTCGGGCTGGCCGCCCGGACCCCCTTCCCGGCACCGACGGTGTTCCTGGAGACGCTGCGCAGCGGCCGGGCCCGCACGCAGGCACGCCGGCGGATCCTGATCCAACCCGAGGACGACGTCGCGCACCTGCGGGACCCACTGACCCGGGCCGGCCAGTCGGCCGGCCTGGTGCCGGCCCAGGTGGCGGTCGCGCCATCCCTCGTCGACGCCGCGGCGGCGGCCCTCGGCTCCCCCGACCTGCTGCTCTGCTCCCAACAACAGGCCGAGGACTTCGGACTGCACTGGTGCCCCCTCGCCGGCCCGCAGCTGCTGCGGGGCTACGACGTCGCCGCCGGCGTACGCGAGGACCTCGATCAACTCAGCACGGTCCTGTACGCGGACATCGCCCGATGCCTGAGCGCGCCCGACGGCCACGTCGGGCCGGCCGACGGTCCCGCACCCGCTGACCACCGGAAGGGAGATCCCGCATGA
- a CDS encoding RidA family protein, which produces MPVTRFSPDGLQPHTPYAHVAVATGSRHIHVSGQIARLADGSPVAPGDLTGQVAQALRNTGRALAGADASFEDVVRLTFYVTAWAPEKIGPFMAGIESVVEELGLPWPLPPASLIGVDYLFEPDVLVELEATAISQ; this is translated from the coding sequence GTGCCTGTCACCCGCTTCAGCCCCGACGGCCTTCAGCCGCACACGCCCTACGCTCACGTGGCGGTAGCCACCGGATCGCGTCACATCCACGTCAGCGGTCAGATCGCCCGACTGGCAGATGGCTCACCGGTTGCGCCGGGCGACCTCACCGGGCAGGTCGCGCAGGCGCTGCGCAACACCGGCCGCGCCCTCGCCGGAGCCGACGCCTCATTCGAGGACGTGGTCCGGTTGACCTTCTACGTGACCGCATGGGCACCCGAGAAGATCGGGCCGTTCATGGCCGGGATCGAATCGGTCGTCGAGGAACTCGGCCTGCCCTGGCCCCTCCCGCCGGCGTCGTTGATCGGGGTGGACTACCTCTTCGAGCCCGACGTGCTCGTCGAACTGGAGGCGACCGCAATCTCGCAGTAA
- a CDS encoding helix-turn-helix domain-containing protein — MRDTTTPRAEELRIDAPHRELLDQVLDKWSLSVLNELCERPCRFNELRRAIPAVTQKSLTATLRRLERNGIIERHVVATRPVAVEYRITRLGKTLRAPVDVLLEWADTYLPQIEDAREAFDAGSE, encoded by the coding sequence ATGCGCGATACCACCACCCCCCGCGCCGAGGAACTGCGCATCGACGCGCCGCACCGCGAGCTGCTCGACCAGGTGTTGGACAAGTGGTCGCTCAGCGTTCTCAACGAACTGTGCGAGCGCCCGTGCCGGTTCAACGAGCTGCGCCGGGCCATTCCGGCGGTGACGCAGAAGTCGCTCACGGCGACGCTGCGACGACTCGAGCGCAACGGGATCATCGAACGTCACGTCGTGGCGACCCGCCCGGTCGCCGTGGAATATCGGATCACCCGGCTGGGAAAGACCCTGCGCGCGCCGGTCGACGTCCTCCTCGAGTGGGCCGACACCTACCTGCCGCAGATCGAAGACGCCCGCGAGGCGTTCGACGCTGGGTCCGAGTAA
- a CDS encoding phosphoribosyltransferase: protein MTTVIGFALAIWQTLRAEQLNRRQRDLQWPQFRGAVSDLARSIDRSDFIPEVIVALSDRGAMVAHLVVRELRKQLPIITVGYLGSSADSVELPGYKALAGAKSSVYLPDRLAELNHRRVLLVDDFVMSGDGLIRARSEMFSSGFTAERVRSASVVATRLSIVNKKGPDFYAREVRDFDFRFPWGRAE, encoded by the coding sequence ATGACGACCGTGATCGGATTCGCCCTTGCCATCTGGCAGACGCTGCGTGCCGAGCAGCTCAACCGGCGACAACGTGACCTCCAATGGCCGCAGTTTCGCGGCGCCGTCTCGGACCTGGCTCGGTCGATCGACAGGTCGGACTTCATCCCGGAGGTCATTGTCGCGTTGAGCGACCGAGGGGCTATGGTCGCACATCTCGTCGTCCGCGAGCTGCGCAAGCAACTTCCGATCATTACCGTGGGGTACCTCGGTAGTTCAGCTGACTCGGTCGAACTTCCCGGTTACAAGGCCCTGGCGGGAGCGAAAAGCAGTGTCTATCTGCCCGACAGATTGGCCGAGCTCAACCACCGGCGGGTCCTGCTTGTGGATGACTTTGTCATGTCTGGAGATGGGTTGATTCGGGCTCGTAGCGAGATGTTCTCCTCCGGTTTCACGGCGGAGCGAGTCAGAAGTGCGTCCGTTGTGGCGACCAGACTGTCGATCGTCAACAAGAAGGGGCCCGACTTCTATGCGAGAGAAGTGCGGGATTTCGACTTTCGCTTCCCCTGGGGAAGAGCCGAATAG